One Synechococcus sp. JA-2-3B'a(2-13) genomic window carries:
- a CDS encoding E3 ubiquitin ligase family protein — MRPTSLPPPERKAFMNWLMLLGLLCLPASLFSFVEYLRSQRLVQQLSATRLLKIAELRHLGQTNPQAKGANLAQVYGRVVCDRPLVSELSRQPCVYYKSEISWEYDEIECYRRYLNSRGDVAYSERISEGEYQNALRLGSRAKSYPGEMVGKKPGLGYSDSGSFQKRVDPDYSNSFPQKPNPGYPQQLGSPGYPQKSPFSEVSSPQKHYANVYYDPSTGREYLLERETRTRDETLHSVVRQIPFFIEDETGRVRVDPTGAEIEAMSVVDEHIFPGKGPSRFNFNLKRYLSGVRTENRSTRAFIYKEWVIPVDAMAFTMGQVRFEAGDPVIRKPLSGERFMIAPKSPEALLEEQRSNASSYLVGSVVLLGIGIFTVLHLLQSLQPYR; from the coding sequence ATGAGGCCAACTTCACTCCCACCCCCGGAAAGGAAGGCCTTTATGAACTGGCTGATGCTGCTTGGTCTGCTTTGTCTTCCTGCCTCTCTGTTTTCGTTTGTTGAGTATTTGCGCTCCCAAAGGTTGGTTCAACAGCTCTCTGCAACTCGGTTGCTCAAGATAGCCGAGCTTCGCCATCTCGGTCAGACCAACCCCCAGGCAAAAGGAGCAAACTTGGCTCAAGTTTACGGCAGGGTTGTGTGCGATCGGCCTTTGGTATCGGAACTTTCGCGACAGCCTTGCGTCTACTACAAGTCTGAGATCTCTTGGGAGTATGACGAGATCGAATGCTATCGAAGGTATTTGAATAGCCGAGGCGATGTAGCGTATAGCGAACGGATCAGCGAAGGCGAATATCAGAACGCTCTACGCTTGGGATCCCGAGCAAAATCCTATCCGGGGGAGATGGTCGGGAAAAAGCCCGGCTTGGGCTACTCTGACTCCGGTTCTTTTCAGAAAAGGGTTGATCCCGACTACTCTAATTCTTTTCCACAAAAGCCCAACCCTGGCTACCCCCAGCAGCTTGGCTCTCCAGGCTATCCTCAAAAATCGCCGTTTTCCGAAGTAAGCTCTCCCCAAAAACACTACGCCAACGTGTATTACGATCCGAGCACAGGTCGGGAATATCTCCTTGAAAGAGAGACGAGAACGAGAGACGAAACCCTTCACTCGGTGGTTCGCCAGATCCCTTTTTTCATCGAAGACGAAACTGGAAGGGTGAGGGTGGATCCCACAGGTGCGGAGATAGAGGCTATGTCGGTTGTGGATGAGCATATTTTTCCAGGAAAAGGGCCCAGCCGGTTCAACTTCAATCTCAAGCGCTACCTTTCCGGAGTGAGAACAGAAAATCGCTCCACCCGAGCTTTTATCTATAAGGAATGGGTGATTCCGGTGGATGCGATGGCGTTTACCATGGGGCAGGTGCGTTTTGAGGCAGGGGATCCCGTGATCCGAAAACCCCTTTCTGGGGAAAGGTTTATGATTGCCCCCAAATCCCCTGAAGCCCTCTTGGAAGAGCAGCGCTCCAATGCCAGCAGCTACCTGGTGGGATCCGTCGTCCTGCTGGGTATCGGCATTTTCACCGTGCTCCACCTGCTGCAATCCCTGCAGCCTTATCGCTAG
- a CDS encoding response regulator transcription factor: protein MPEPEPSSAHILVIEDEAKLARFVETELTCEGYRVSVASDGMAGLRAACDQNPDLVLLDWMLPGISGLEICRRLRSTGNRVPVVLMTARDEVSDRAAGLDAGADDYVVKPFSIQELLSRIRIYLRQPRRSRDGQLVFMDLILDPVTREVTRGERQVELTAKEYDLLRYLMEHPRQVLTRQQILEHVWGCDFTGDSNIIEVYIRYLRLKIEGPGEKRLIQTVRGVGYVLRD from the coding sequence ATGCCAGAGCCTGAACCCTCTTCTGCCCACATTCTGGTGATCGAAGATGAAGCTAAGCTGGCTCGTTTTGTGGAAACGGAGCTGACCTGTGAGGGATATCGAGTCAGCGTAGCCAGCGATGGCATGGCCGGGTTGAGGGCAGCCTGCGACCAAAACCCCGACTTGGTGCTGTTGGACTGGATGTTGCCCGGCATCTCAGGTTTGGAAATTTGTCGGCGACTGCGCTCAACGGGCAACCGCGTGCCGGTGGTGTTGATGACCGCCAGAGATGAGGTGTCGGATCGAGCAGCGGGGTTGGATGCCGGGGCGGATGATTACGTGGTCAAACCCTTCAGCATTCAGGAGCTGCTGTCTCGGATACGGATCTATTTGCGGCAGCCAAGGCGATCCCGCGACGGCCAGTTGGTGTTCATGGATCTGATTCTGGATCCCGTAACGCGGGAGGTAACCCGGGGAGAGCGACAGGTGGAGCTGACGGCCAAAGAATACGACCTGTTGCGCTACTTGATGGAACACCCCCGTCAGGTGCTCACCCGCCAACAGATCTTAGAGCATGTGTGGGGCTGCGACTTCACGGGCGACTCCAATATCATCGAGGTCTATATTCGCTACTTGCGCCTCAAGATCGAAGGCCCAGGGGAGAAGCGCCTTATCCAGACGGTGCGCGGGGTAGGCTACGTGTTGCGCGATTGA
- a CDS encoding Uma2 family endonuclease yields MTLSPVRLTPPLPPIRWEKLPEDFPLPDEPVESTLQPLLAAALREALELAQMIPAQALIASNFGLCSTVGDKVVVKAPDWVYVPAVQPIPEGEIRRSYTPHLEGDPPAIVMEFISETEGGEYSINPHYPYGKWYFYERILQVPVYVIFHPKTGELDVYRLENGRYTPVSADENRRYWIPEIGLFLGVWRGQKAETKANWLRWWTADGNLLLWGIEQVEQERQRAEAAEAALEQARLEQQRLAAKLRELGVDPEAIAD; encoded by the coding sequence ATGACCCTCTCTCCTGTTCGGCTCACCCCGCCCCTACCTCCCATTCGATGGGAAAAACTGCCGGAAGACTTTCCCTTGCCGGATGAGCCTGTGGAAAGCACCTTACAGCCCCTTTTGGCTGCTGCTCTGCGTGAGGCATTGGAACTCGCTCAGATGATCCCTGCCCAGGCTTTGATCGCCTCCAACTTTGGCCTTTGCAGCACTGTCGGGGACAAGGTGGTGGTGAAAGCCCCCGACTGGGTTTATGTGCCCGCAGTACAGCCGATTCCCGAAGGAGAGATCCGCCGCAGCTATACCCCCCACCTAGAAGGGGATCCCCCGGCGATTGTGATGGAATTCATCTCCGAAACCGAGGGCGGCGAGTACTCCATCAATCCCCACTATCCCTATGGAAAATGGTATTTCTACGAGCGCATTTTGCAGGTGCCTGTCTATGTAATCTTTCATCCCAAAACCGGTGAGCTGGATGTCTACCGCCTGGAGAATGGCCGCTATACCCCTGTATCGGCGGATGAAAACCGTCGCTACTGGATCCCGGAGATTGGCTTGTTTTTGGGGGTGTGGCGGGGACAAAAAGCCGAGACCAAAGCCAACTGGTTGCGGTGGTGGACTGCCGATGGGAATTTGCTCCTATGGGGAATCGAACAGGTAGAGCAGGAGCGGCAGCGGGCCGAAGCGGCAGAAGCAGCCCTCGAACAGGCCCGTCTGGAACAGCAGCGCCTAGCCGCGAAATTGCGGGAGTTGGGCGTGGATCCCGAGGCAATAGCCGATTGA
- a CDS encoding glycosyltransferase, with product MNGIPAWAGDAAALSLLVMQVPMLAVLLARLLPSLRRPSPLPPGQPGIPLQPGLVSVLLPTLNEAERIDPCLEGLHQQSSVLREVLVVDSRSQDGTPEKVLQMAKRDPRFRLVTDDPLPNGWVGRPWALHYGFLQSDPASEWILGIDADTRPQPGLVERLLETAQAQGLDLITLAPQFILQHWGEGWLQPALLVTLIYRYGAAGDTATLPERTMANGQCMLVRRSVLEAMNGYTVARASFCDDVTLVRQIAAAGFKVAFYDGRHLLKVRMYTSFGETWREWGRSLDLKDATPVAQLWGDIALLVLTQGIPGPVVVGLLGKAGMGFPFSLTEQVLLGLNLGLLILRLGVLLGIRGSYQDPPWTFWMSPLADPLAVLRIILSALSRPRSWRGRTY from the coding sequence ATGAACGGGATCCCTGCTTGGGCCGGAGATGCTGCCGCCCTGAGCCTATTGGTTATGCAAGTGCCGATGCTGGCGGTGCTGCTGGCGCGGCTGCTGCCCTCTTTGCGGCGCCCTTCCCCTCTGCCTCCCGGTCAGCCTGGGATCCCTTTGCAGCCGGGCTTGGTCAGCGTGTTGTTGCCCACCCTCAACGAAGCCGAGCGCATCGATCCCTGCCTAGAAGGATTGCACCAACAGAGCTCCGTACTGCGGGAGGTGCTGGTGGTGGACAGCCGCTCTCAAGATGGCACCCCCGAAAAAGTGCTGCAGATGGCCAAGCGGGATCCGCGCTTCCGTCTGGTAACCGACGATCCCTTGCCCAACGGATGGGTGGGGCGCCCCTGGGCCTTGCACTATGGATTTCTCCAGTCGGATCCGGCCTCTGAGTGGATCCTGGGCATTGATGCCGATACCCGTCCCCAGCCAGGATTGGTGGAGCGCCTGCTGGAAACTGCCCAGGCCCAAGGTCTGGATCTGATCACCCTGGCACCGCAGTTTATCCTGCAGCACTGGGGGGAAGGCTGGCTGCAGCCGGCTCTTTTGGTGACCCTGATCTACCGCTACGGGGCCGCCGGAGACACCGCCACCCTGCCGGAACGGACGATGGCCAATGGGCAATGTATGCTAGTGCGCCGGTCGGTGCTGGAAGCGATGAATGGCTACACAGTGGCGCGGGCTTCATTTTGTGACGATGTGACCCTGGTGCGGCAGATTGCGGCAGCCGGCTTTAAAGTAGCTTTTTACGACGGTCGGCACCTGCTCAAGGTGCGCATGTACACTTCTTTTGGCGAAACTTGGCGAGAGTGGGGCCGATCCCTCGATTTGAAAGATGCCACCCCTGTGGCCCAGTTGTGGGGGGATATAGCTCTCCTCGTCCTCACCCAAGGGATCCCTGGGCCGGTGGTTGTAGGGCTGTTGGGCAAAGCCGGGATGGGGTTTCCCTTTTCCCTGACGGAGCAGGTGCTGCTGGGGCTTAACCTAGGCTTACTGATTCTGCGCTTAGGTGTACTGCTGGGCATTCGCGGCTCCTATCAGGATCCCCCTTGGACGTTCTGGATGTCGCCTCTGGCGGATCCCTTGGCCGTTCTGCGGATAATCCTATCTGCCCTCAGCCGGCCCCGCTCTTGGCGCGGGCGCACCTACTAG
- a CDS encoding STAS domain-containing protein, producing MDVFIRLSHKGSPVTVVKLHSERLNAAIAREVRKELSQILTEKPGHFLLDLSQVSLIDSMGLSVLVWAHRHCRTLGYQLKFCSLQEQVKLLFSITGLDAIYEIYPSVEKALESFP from the coding sequence ATGGATGTCTTCATCCGGCTCAGCCACAAGGGATCCCCTGTTACAGTTGTGAAATTGCACAGTGAAAGGCTCAACGCCGCGATTGCCCGCGAGGTACGGAAAGAGCTAAGCCAAATTCTCACCGAGAAACCGGGACATTTCTTGTTGGATCTTAGTCAGGTTAGCCTGATCGACAGCATGGGGTTGTCGGTTCTGGTTTGGGCGCATCGCCATTGCCGCACTTTAGGCTATCAACTCAAGTTCTGCAGCCTGCAGGAGCAGGTCAAGCTGCTCTTCTCCATCACCGGCTTGGATGCCATTTACGAAATCTACCCCTCTGTAGAAAAGGCGCTTGAGTCTTTTCCGTAG